From one Myxococcales bacterium genomic stretch:
- a CDS encoding RnfABCDGE type electron transport complex subunit G, producing the protein MKEILNLCLVLGAICIISAVALAQVYSMTKEPIATAAEAEAKDAAKLVLEPILAGGATIEKKENIGGKKAVYVAMSDGQPKGFAYLISSKKGYAGEIQSMIGLDIAGNLIGYKAVIHGETPGLGSNIATNVKWIHQIVFKGQQPRNLENTDWRVKKDGGEIDALSGATISPRAVVGSIKEGLEWFRDNRAALTGEPAASAAAALAVPPAEPTPDAKLEEGGVADPKLPAAVPLPKITKTPPPIAGKDLTE; encoded by the coding sequence ATGAAAGAGATACTGAACCTCTGCCTGGTACTGGGAGCGATTTGCATCATCAGCGCCGTGGCGCTGGCGCAGGTTTACAGCATGACGAAGGAACCGATCGCCACGGCGGCCGAGGCCGAGGCGAAGGATGCGGCCAAGCTCGTCCTGGAACCGATTCTCGCCGGCGGGGCAACCATCGAGAAGAAAGAAAACATCGGCGGAAAAAAGGCCGTTTACGTGGCGATGTCCGATGGGCAGCCGAAAGGTTTCGCTTACTTGATTTCCTCGAAAAAAGGCTACGCGGGCGAGATCCAAAGCATGATCGGTTTGGATATCGCCGGGAATCTGATCGGTTACAAAGCGGTCATTCACGGCGAAACGCCCGGCCTGGGCTCGAACATCGCGACCAACGTCAAATGGATTCACCAGATCGTGTTCAAGGGTCAACAACCGCGCAACCTGGAAAACACCGATTGGCGGGTGAAAAAAGACGGCGGTGAGATCGACGCCTTGTCCGGCGCCACGATCAGCCCCCGCGCCGTGGTCGGCTCCATTAAGGAAGGGCTCGAATGGTTCCGCGATAACCGCGCCGCCCTGACCGGCGAACCGGCCGCGTCGGCTGCGGCCGCGCTTGCGGTGCCACCGGCCGAACCGACACCCGACGCGAAGTTGGAAGAAGGCGGTGTCGCCGATCCGAAGCTGCCGGCGGCCGTTCCCCTGCCGAAAATCACCAAAACACCCCCGCCCATCGCGGGCAAGGATTTAACGGAGTAA
- a CDS encoding RidA family protein, with amino-acid sequence MHHKEAVSTTRAPGAIGPYSQGIKCGNFVYTSGQLPIDPETKKIPDDIQDQARLALGNVAAVLSAAGSGLLDVVKMTVFLLNINDFGKVNEVYKEFFDDDNAKPYPARSAVQVAALPGPVGCKLEIEAVAILPAK; translated from the coding sequence ATGCACCACAAGGAAGCGGTATCGACTACCCGAGCGCCGGGCGCCATCGGCCCATATTCTCAAGGCATCAAATGCGGTAATTTCGTGTATACCTCCGGTCAATTGCCGATCGATCCCGAAACCAAAAAAATACCTGACGATATTCAGGATCAGGCGCGTCTGGCCCTCGGTAACGTGGCCGCCGTGCTTTCCGCCGCCGGTTCGGGCTTGTTGGATGTCGTCAAAATGACCGTTTTTTTGCTGAATATCAACGACTTTGGCAAGGTCAACGAAGTCTATAAAGAATTTTTCGACGACGACAACGCCAAACCCTATCCGGCCCGCAGCGCCGTTCAAGTAGCCGCTCTGCCCGGTCCGGTGGGTTGCAAATTGGAAATCGAAGCCGTCGCCATTCTTCCCGCCAAATAA
- a CDS encoding sigma-70 family RNA polymerase sigma factor, whose protein sequence is MHDDDKILVERFVKEGDRFAFEVIVKKYQRMVYFLALKMVGNHQDADEVAQKTFVSAYKNLAGFEGRASLKTWLFRIAMNYSKNLIRDRARHMGEEVTERSATDYSTVENDIDNHERRQIVRQALENLPPRQREVLQMRAFGDMSFAEIAQASGISVSAAKVNYHYAVKALKGLMVNLGESQA, encoded by the coding sequence GTGCACGACGACGATAAAATCCTGGTGGAACGATTCGTCAAGGAAGGCGACCGGTTTGCCTTCGAGGTGATCGTCAAGAAATACCAGCGGATGGTTTATTTTCTCGCCCTCAAAATGGTGGGCAACCATCAGGACGCGGATGAAGTGGCGCAGAAAACCTTCGTTTCGGCTTACAAGAATCTGGCCGGTTTCGAAGGCCGCGCCAGCCTGAAAACCTGGCTCTTTCGCATTGCGATGAATTACTCGAAAAACCTGATCCGCGATCGGGCGCGTCACATGGGCGAGGAAGTGACGGAACGCAGCGCGACCGACTACAGCACCGTGGAAAACGATATCGACAACCACGAGCGGCGGCAGATCGTGCGGCAGGCGCTGGAAAACCTGCCTCCCCGGCAGCGGGAGGTGTTGCAGATGCGGGCCTTCGGCGACATGAGCTTCGCCGAAATCGCCCAGGCCTCGGGCATTTCGGTATCGGCTGCCAAAGTAAACTATCATTACGCGGTCAAAGCCCTGAAGGGGCTGATGGTCAATCTGGGAGAAAGCCAAGCATGA
- a CDS encoding 4Fe-4S binding protein gives MIESILVLTGIGLLSSVGLGVAARFFAVAVDPRLEEVLKFMPNVNCGACGNPGCAGWAGSLVAGTGSINACPVTSPEARQSLAKLLDLTVTETDSQEAMVFCQGSAEHVKLRFEYRGVPSCKAANMLGGQLGCRYGCLGFGDCKRACPFDAIVVENGLARVIPERCTSCGKCVAACPRSLISVQPASKQVLVLCRNHDRGKEVTSNCKVGCIACGKCVKACPVEAIELQNNVAVINPEKCIRCGACARVCPTHSIADFAGPHYTARINEHCTGCTLCARVCPSRAITGERKEKHVVDAAQCVRCHKCHDTCNFEAIEMVDEQGVIQIAPRPKKTKQPSAAKESA, from the coding sequence ATGATCGAATCCATCCTTGTACTGACAGGTATTGGGTTACTTTCGTCCGTCGGCTTGGGCGTGGCCGCGCGCTTCTTCGCCGTTGCGGTCGATCCGCGGCTCGAGGAAGTGCTCAAGTTCATGCCGAACGTGAACTGCGGCGCGTGCGGCAACCCGGGTTGCGCCGGATGGGCCGGTTCGCTGGTCGCGGGCACCGGATCCATCAATGCTTGCCCGGTCACCTCGCCGGAAGCGCGCCAATCCCTGGCCAAGCTGTTGGATCTGACCGTCACCGAAACCGATTCGCAAGAGGCGATGGTTTTTTGCCAGGGCAGTGCCGAGCACGTCAAACTGCGGTTCGAATATCGTGGGGTTCCTTCCTGCAAGGCGGCCAACATGCTGGGCGGCCAACTCGGTTGCCGCTATGGCTGTCTCGGGTTCGGCGATTGCAAGCGCGCTTGCCCGTTCGACGCCATCGTGGTGGAAAACGGCTTGGCCCGGGTGATTCCCGAGCGCTGCACCTCGTGCGGCAAATGCGTCGCCGCCTGCCCGCGGTCGCTGATTTCGGTGCAGCCGGCGTCCAAACAGGTGCTGGTGCTTTGTCGCAACCACGACCGCGGCAAGGAGGTCACGTCGAATTGCAAGGTCGGCTGCATCGCCTGCGGCAAGTGCGTCAAGGCCTGTCCGGTTGAAGCGATCGAGCTGCAAAACAATGTGGCGGTGATCAACCCGGAAAAATGCATTCGCTGCGGCGCTTGCGCCCGGGTCTGTCCGACCCACAGCATCGCCGATTTCGCCGGGCCGCATTACACGGCGCGGATCAACGAACATTGCACGGGCTGCACGTTGTGCGCCCGGGTTTGCCCGTCCCGGGCCATTACCGGTGAACGCAAGGAAAAGCACGTGGTCGACGCGGCTCAATGCGTGCGTTGCCACAAGTGCCACGATACTTGCAACTTCGAAGCCATTGAAATGGTAGACGAGCAGGGCGTCATTCAGATTGCGCCTCGGCCGAAAAAAACCAAGCAACCCTCGGCCGCAAAGGAGAGCGCATGA
- the rsxC gene encoding electron transport complex subunit RsxC, translated as MSIRRFRGGVHPPEFKFSAGRPVEVLPPPGEMVLPLSMHLGAPAKPLVQGGERVLRGQALAEPSGFVSAYIHSPVSGVVRKIEPRDHPLGKPLPSIVIDNDGQDETVAFTPLTDWQTADPAQLLEAVQRAGVVGMGGATFPTHVKLKPPAQFKIDTVIANGVECEPYLTADHRLMLEEPERILTGLRIVLRILGVRKGRIGIERNKPDAIALLRQKTAGADDIEVVDLHVRYPQGAEKQLIFACTGRQVPTGGLPMNVGAVVQNVGTLAAIHDAVVLGQPVMERIVTVTGQAIKEPKNLRVRCGTPIHWLIEAAGGAIEPFAKVISGGPMMGLAQYNLNTPVIKGSSGVLCLPAAMVQAIDLRPCIRCGACIRGCPAGLAPTDLVHQVQANNFPEAESLGVLDCIECGSCAFGCPSGIPLVQWLRLGKAEVMARRKKSQ; from the coding sequence ATGAGCATCCGGCGTTTCCGCGGCGGAGTGCATCCACCCGAATTCAAGTTTTCAGCCGGCCGGCCGGTGGAAGTTCTGCCGCCGCCCGGCGAGATGGTGTTGCCCTTATCGATGCATCTGGGCGCGCCGGCCAAGCCGCTGGTCCAAGGCGGCGAGCGCGTGCTGCGGGGACAGGCGCTGGCCGAGCCGTCGGGGTTTGTCAGCGCCTATATCCACAGTCCCGTGTCGGGCGTCGTGCGCAAGATCGAGCCGCGCGACCACCCCTTGGGAAAGCCATTACCGAGCATCGTGATCGACAACGACGGCCAGGACGAGACCGTCGCCTTCACGCCGCTGACCGATTGGCAAACCGCCGATCCGGCGCAATTGCTCGAGGCCGTGCAGCGGGCCGGCGTGGTCGGCATGGGCGGCGCGACATTCCCGACGCACGTGAAACTCAAACCGCCGGCGCAGTTCAAAATCGATACGGTGATCGCCAACGGGGTCGAATGCGAACCCTACCTGACCGCCGACCATCGGTTGATGCTCGAGGAACCCGAACGGATTCTCACCGGACTGCGGATCGTCCTGCGCATTCTCGGGGTGAGAAAAGGCAGGATCGGCATCGAGCGCAACAAGCCCGACGCCATCGCCCTTTTACGGCAAAAAACCGCCGGGGCGGACGACATCGAGGTGGTCGACCTGCACGTGCGTTATCCGCAGGGCGCGGAGAAACAGCTGATTTTCGCGTGCACCGGCCGGCAGGTGCCGACTGGCGGTTTGCCGATGAACGTGGGCGCCGTGGTGCAGAACGTCGGCACCTTGGCGGCGATTCACGACGCGGTGGTGCTCGGCCAACCGGTAATGGAACGGATCGTCACCGTTACCGGCCAGGCGATCAAAGAACCGAAAAACCTGCGGGTGCGTTGCGGCACGCCGATCCATTGGCTGATCGAAGCGGCCGGCGGCGCCATCGAGCCCTTCGCCAAGGTCATCAGCGGCGGTCCGATGATGGGCCTGGCGCAATACAACCTGAATACACCCGTCATTAAAGGAAGCAGCGGTGTGCTGTGCCTGCCGGCGGCGATGGTTCAGGCGATCGATCTGCGGCCGTGCATCCGGTGCGGCGCTTGCATCCGGGGCTGCCCGGCCGGTCTGGCGCCGACCGATCTGGTTCACCAGGTGCAGGCCAATAACTTCCCGGAAGCCGAAAGTCTAGGCGTGCTCGATTGCATCGAATGCGGTTCCTGCGCCTTCGGTTGTCCCTCGGGGATTCCATTGGTGCAGTGGCTGCGCCTCGGCAAGGCCGAGGTCATGGCGAGAAGGAAAAAATCGCAATGA
- the rsxA gene encoding electron transport complex subunit RsxA, which yields MTSLILLGVSAILVNNFVMSRFLGICPFLGVSKKIETAIGMGLAVIFVITLAGIVTWLTQYYILEPLGVGYLQTIAFILIIAALVQFVEMVILKISPVLYRALGIYLPLITTNCAVLGVAVLNIQKGYNFFEMLVFSISAPVGFTLVMVIFAGIRERMETSDIPESLQGTAIALITAGLLSLAFMGFAGLVKG from the coding sequence ATGACTAGTTTGATTCTCCTAGGTGTATCCGCCATTCTGGTCAATAACTTCGTGATGAGCCGTTTCCTTGGGATCTGCCCGTTTCTCGGCGTTTCAAAAAAAATCGAAACCGCGATCGGCATGGGCCTGGCGGTGATTTTCGTCATCACGCTAGCGGGCATCGTGACCTGGTTGACGCAATACTACATTCTGGAACCGCTAGGCGTGGGCTATCTGCAAACGATCGCCTTCATTCTAATCATCGCCGCATTGGTGCAGTTCGTCGAGATGGTGATTCTGAAAATCAGTCCGGTATTGTACCGGGCGTTGGGCATTTATCTGCCGCTGATCACGACCAACTGCGCGGTGCTCGGCGTGGCGGTGTTGAATATTCAGAAGGGTTACAATTTTTTCGAGATGCTCGTTTTCTCCATCTCGGCGCCGGTGGGTTTCACCCTGGTCATGGTGATCTTCGCCGGCATCCGCGAACGGATGGAGACCTCCGACATTCCGGAGTCGTTGCAAGGGACCGCTATCGCACTCATCACCGCCGGGCTTTTGAGTCTGGCCTTCATGGGTTTCGCCGGCCTGGTCAAGGGATAG
- a CDS encoding electron transport complex subunit E, with protein sequence MSLWKDLTNGIVAENPTFRLVLGMCPTLATSTNAKNGIGMGIAATFVLVCSNILISALRNVIPNKVRIPAYIVVIAAFVTIVDLSMNAYFHQLYKALGIFIPLIVVNCIILGRAEAFANRNPVLNSALDGIGMGIGFTLALTAIGSVREILGNGTVFGIPVLTALADAAGGQYVPIIVMILPPGAFLCLGSMLAVINRLTRKEAK encoded by the coding sequence ATGTCGCTGTGGAAGGATTTGACCAATGGCATCGTCGCCGAAAACCCGACGTTCCGCCTTGTTTTAGGCATGTGCCCGACGCTGGCGACCAGCACCAATGCCAAAAACGGCATCGGCATGGGCATTGCCGCGACGTTCGTGCTGGTTTGCTCCAACATTCTGATTTCGGCCTTGCGGAACGTGATTCCCAACAAGGTGCGCATCCCGGCCTATATCGTGGTCATTGCCGCCTTCGTGACCATCGTCGACCTGTCTATGAACGCCTATTTTCACCAACTTTACAAAGCCTTGGGCATTTTCATCCCGCTGATCGTCGTCAACTGCATCATCCTGGGTCGCGCCGAGGCCTTTGCGAACCGTAACCCGGTGCTTAATTCCGCTTTGGACGGCATCGGCATGGGGATCGGCTTCACGCTGGCATTGACGGCGATCGGATCGGTCCGCGAAATTCTGGGTAACGGCACGGTTTTCGGAATCCCGGTGCTCACCGCGCTGGCCGATGCGGCCGGTGGCCAATACGTGCCGATCATCGTGATGATTCTGCCGCCGGGCGCCTTTTTATGCCTCGGCTCGATGCTGGCCGTCATCAATCGTCTCACGCGCAAGGAAGCCAAATAA
- a CDS encoding phospholipid carrier-dependent glycosyltransferase, with product MRIGRLRPWIWPLLVLLCAASFIVNLAVIIADQIDDAYDPMHLEKTGRLLAHALQGNAAAWEAFRLDTAASSYPSLIHYTTLPVRWIAGDVPRAGAVTVAVWSLLAILSAFGIGHLLAGDRAGMFAALFTALTPGLYRFSRMEMVDVPLAAVVTLAIFLLLRSDGLLHRAPSLAFGAVCSVGMMTKQSFPLYLAVPSLYLILAGYLEDKSEARRHRLLNVLIAGAMTLLAGVAVLVPNLHAWFTGRQVVRAFYLQTDEAGFLDNLRLLITDGLGPILSVLTLIGLLVVSKKDRGVRTLILWLAAPLLVLHITYGMLSTRYLLPLLPAGTVLAALGLEQLPAVGSRSRRIAKATVLILLVVAATAYDHLRPEQTVFSFESYENRLHLVGVPRPQRSNWGLAPLTQALETNSADARVILLIDSPFTSMIQGRLWMLDPLANVTNLFEWASVGRTPPGLDNDDTLREYLSAADFLVVKTGFNRDVRNYSQPQDVDAHFAQRVFQIFFEIKPHFELIQHFPYPEDIGPILLYQRRQGEPAEATTAPPNEVRREIRSAPDLEE from the coding sequence ATGCGTATCGGTCGCCTGCGACCCTGGATCTGGCCTTTGCTTGTCCTGCTATGCGCGGCCTCGTTCATCGTCAACCTTGCGGTCATCATCGCCGACCAGATCGACGACGCCTACGATCCGATGCATCTGGAAAAAACGGGCCGTCTGCTGGCGCACGCGCTGCAAGGCAACGCGGCGGCCTGGGAAGCTTTTCGGCTCGATACCGCCGCTTCGAGCTACCCGTCGTTGATTCATTACACCACCCTGCCCGTCCGCTGGATCGCCGGCGACGTCCCGCGGGCCGGCGCGGTGACCGTCGCGGTCTGGTCGCTGCTGGCGATCCTCTCGGCCTTCGGGATCGGCCATCTGCTGGCCGGCGACCGCGCGGGGATGTTCGCGGCCCTGTTTACGGCGTTGACCCCCGGGCTGTACCGTTTCAGCCGGATGGAAATGGTGGATGTGCCGCTGGCCGCGGTCGTCACCCTCGCGATCTTTCTGTTGTTGCGCAGCGATGGCCTCTTGCATCGCGCGCCGTCGCTGGCGTTCGGCGCGGTCTGCAGCGTGGGGATGATGACCAAACAGTCTTTTCCCCTCTATCTCGCCGTACCTTCCCTTTATTTGATTCTTGCCGGGTACCTCGAGGACAAATCGGAGGCGCGCCGGCATCGTCTGCTGAACGTCTTGATCGCCGGGGCGATGACCCTGCTGGCCGGAGTCGCGGTGCTGGTTCCTAATTTACATGCCTGGTTCACTGGACGGCAGGTGGTCCGCGCTTTCTACCTGCAAACCGACGAAGCCGGGTTTTTGGACAACCTGCGGCTGTTGATCACCGACGGCTTGGGGCCGATCCTCTCCGTCCTGACGCTGATCGGCTTGTTGGTCGTTTCCAAGAAGGATCGCGGCGTTCGCACGTTGATTCTCTGGCTGGCGGCGCCGCTGTTGGTGTTGCACATCACTTACGGGATGCTCAGCACCCGTTATTTATTGCCGCTGCTGCCCGCCGGGACGGTGCTGGCCGCCCTGGGGCTGGAGCAACTGCCGGCGGTGGGATCGCGTTCGCGGCGCATCGCCAAGGCGACCGTGCTGATTCTGTTGGTGGTCGCCGCGACGGCCTACGATCACCTGCGGCCCGAGCAGACGGTGTTTTCGTTCGAATCCTACGAAAATCGGCTGCATCTCGTCGGCGTTCCCCGCCCGCAACGCAGCAACTGGGGCCTGGCGCCGCTGACGCAGGCCTTGGAGACCAACAGCGCCGACGCGCGCGTCATTCTGCTGATCGATTCGCCCTTCACCTCGATGATCCAGGGCCGGCTCTGGATGCTGGATCCGCTGGCCAACGTGACCAATCTCTTTGAATGGGCGTCGGTCGGCCGGACGCCGCCGGGCTTGGACAACGACGATACGCTGCGCGAATACCTGTCGGCGGCGGATTTTCTCGTGGTCAAGACCGGATTCAATCGCGATGTCCGCAATTATTCGCAACCGCAGGACGTGGACGCGCACTTCGCCCAACGGGTGTTTCAGATCTTTTTCGAGATCAAGCCCCACTTCGAGCTGATCCAACACTTCCCTTATCCCGAGGATATCGGGCCGATCCTGCTTTACCAACGCCGACAGGGGGAACCGGCGGAGGCTACAACAGCGCCTCCGAATGAAGTTCGCCGCGAAATACGTAGCGCACCGGACCTTGAAGAGTGA
- a CDS encoding FecR domain-containing protein, translating into MRRIGLILLVLLLAATVSAQAQTDEPRGMVIAADGVVRLERAGLPEPILADAGFEIFENDRLTTDGAGRAKLQFGGQLIVYVGSNTDLVVERSIHNLKDRARVNFFHLNAGSLRLLVRPRPNYRHTVRVDDPNLAAAGHNAYFVVEYDPQAGRSRIYNLAGEVRPLGREGGTSNVAELAAGAIVTSEDGKLRVLTPDETAAAAPSLLAETEVANQYLWQHRPGSAMHLVESRWLSSQQGGVPNDQGLLLAEEGEGGADFDAFHSAGLREGLREEDLPYPDDFSRLPAGVQPQADRVAVRIHIRFPEANPK; encoded by the coding sequence ATGCGTCGAATTGGGCTCATTCTCCTGGTCCTGCTGCTGGCGGCGACGGTGTCGGCGCAAGCCCAGACCGACGAACCGCGCGGCATGGTGATCGCCGCCGATGGCGTGGTGCGCCTCGAGCGCGCCGGTCTGCCCGAACCGATTCTGGCGGATGCCGGTTTTGAGATCTTCGAAAACGACCGGCTGACCACCGACGGCGCCGGCCGCGCCAAGCTGCAGTTCGGCGGCCAATTGATCGTTTACGTCGGTTCCAATACCGACCTGGTCGTGGAACGAAGCATTCACAATCTGAAAGACCGGGCCCGCGTCAACTTTTTCCACCTCAACGCCGGCTCGCTGCGCCTGTTGGTCCGGCCGCGTCCCAATTACCGCCATACCGTCCGCGTCGACGATCCGAATCTCGCCGCCGCCGGGCACAACGCCTATTTCGTGGTCGAATACGATCCGCAAGCGGGGCGCTCCCGGATCTACAACCTCGCCGGCGAGGTTCGCCCGCTGGGGCGCGAAGGCGGAACGAGCAACGTCGCCGAATTGGCCGCCGGCGCGATCGTCACGTCCGAGGACGGTAAACTCCGGGTGCTGACGCCGGATGAAACCGCCGCCGCCGCGCCATCCCTGCTGGCGGAGACGGAGGTCGCCAATCAATATCTTTGGCAGCATCGGCCCGGTTCGGCGATGCATCTGGTCGAGAGCCGGTGGTTGTCGTCCCAGCAAGGCGGCGTCCCGAACGATCAGGGTTTGCTGCTGGCCGAGGAAGGAGAAGGCGGGGCGGATTTCGATGCGTTCCACTCGGCCGGCCTGCGGGAAGGCCTGCGCGAGGAGGATCTGCCGTACCCCGACGATTTCTCGCGGCTCCCCGCCGGGGTGCAGCCCCAAGCGGATCGGGTCGCGGTGCGGATTCACATTCGTTTTCCGGAGGCGAACCCGAAATGA
- a CDS encoding RnfABCDGE type electron transport complex subunit D, translating into MTETSSRLIVSSSPHLRGPDSVPRIMWSVVGALTPAALISIYYFGVRAALTIVVGIIGCLAVEYLFTRLFKKSLYVTDGSAAVTGLLLALNLPGNAPWWMVLIGCVIAIGFGKMVYGGLGHNIFNPALIGRVFLLISFPVQMTTWPVPRPLFGRVITDAVTAATPLGLAKEAILMNKPLASDQIVNWVDLAIGQIGGSMGETSAIALLLGAAFLLYKGYISWQTPVSFIGTVAVMGQIFHWYKPELYPNALFHVLAGGLMLGALFMATDMVTSPLTGRGQLIFGMGCGIFTVVIRLFGGYPEGVSFAILLMNAVVPIIDRYTKPKKFGFVAESAKKVGSPG; encoded by the coding sequence ATGACGGAAACCAGTTCTCGCTTGATCGTTTCTTCCAGTCCCCACCTGCGCGGGCCTGATTCGGTGCCCAGGATCATGTGGTCGGTGGTGGGCGCGCTCACCCCGGCGGCGTTGATCTCGATTTACTATTTCGGCGTTCGCGCGGCCCTGACGATCGTGGTGGGCATCATCGGCTGTCTGGCGGTCGAGTACCTGTTCACCAGGCTGTTCAAAAAAAGCCTCTACGTGACCGACGGTTCGGCGGCGGTGACGGGTCTGCTGTTGGCGTTGAATCTGCCGGGCAATGCGCCGTGGTGGATGGTGCTGATCGGCTGCGTGATCGCCATCGGTTTCGGCAAGATGGTTTACGGCGGCCTGGGGCACAACATTTTCAACCCGGCGCTGATCGGTCGCGTGTTCCTGCTCATCAGCTTCCCGGTCCAGATGACGACCTGGCCCGTGCCGCGGCCGTTGTTCGGTCGGGTCATCACCGATGCCGTGACGGCCGCGACGCCCCTGGGCCTGGCCAAGGAAGCGATTTTGATGAACAAGCCGCTGGCGTCCGATCAAATCGTCAACTGGGTCGATCTGGCGATCGGCCAGATCGGCGGCAGTATGGGTGAGACCAGCGCGATCGCGCTGCTGCTGGGCGCGGCGTTTTTGCTTTACAAGGGATACATCAGCTGGCAAACGCCGGTGTCCTTCATCGGCACCGTGGCGGTGATGGGCCAGATTTTCCATTGGTACAAACCGGAACTTTATCCGAACGCCTTGTTCCACGTCCTGGCCGGCGGTTTGATGCTCGGGGCCTTGTTCATGGCCACCGACATGGTGACCTCGCCGCTAACCGGGCGCGGCCAGTTAATTTTCGGCATGGGCTGCGGCATCTTCACCGTGGTCATTCGCCTCTTCGGTGGCTATCCCGAGGGCGTCTCTTTCGCCATCTTGCTGATGAACGCCGTCGTGCCGATCATCGACCGTTACACCAAACCGAAAAAATTCGGTTTCGTGGCGGAAAGCGCCAAGAAGGTTGGGAGTCCAGGATGA
- a CDS encoding diaminopimelate epimerase, with protein MSDRAIPITKMSGSGNDFILVDNRQRWLDPDRAAPWVRAVCRRALSVGADGVILLEADPRGEADFAWRFFNSDGSEAEMCGNGGRCAARFAHDAGLAGETLTFRTKVGLIRGWVLGGREVRVGLTPPRDYRSAVEIETAGGRVRLAAIDTGVPHAVWRVADLAAVPVVGWGRPARHHPAFAPRGTNVDFVQILGEQDVAIRTYERGVEDETLACGTGCAAAAVTLGLAGEVKPPVRLLTRGGETLIVDFRQVEGRIADLTLQGPVRYVFRGELHSEALL; from the coding sequence ATGAGCGATCGCGCGATTCCGATCACCAAAATGTCCGGCAGCGGCAACGATTTCATCCTCGTGGACAACCGCCAACGGTGGCTCGATCCGGATCGGGCGGCGCCCTGGGTTCGCGCCGTCTGCCGCCGCGCACTGTCGGTCGGCGCCGACGGCGTCATCCTGCTCGAAGCCGATCCGCGGGGCGAGGCCGATTTCGCCTGGCGTTTCTTCAACAGCGACGGCTCGGAAGCCGAGATGTGCGGGAACGGCGGCCGCTGCGCGGCCCGTTTCGCCCACGATGCCGGCCTGGCCGGCGAGACGCTGACCTTCCGCACGAAGGTCGGGCTGATCCGCGGCTGGGTGCTCGGCGGCCGCGAGGTGCGCGTCGGGCTGACGCCGCCGCGCGATTACCGCTCGGCGGTGGAAATCGAAACGGCCGGCGGCCGCGTGCGACTGGCCGCGATCGATACCGGTGTGCCGCACGCGGTTTGGCGCGTCGCCGACCTCGCGGCGGTGCCGGTGGTCGGGTGGGGCCGCCCGGCCCGCCATCACCCGGCTTTCGCGCCGCGCGGCACCAACGTGGATTTCGTGCAAATCCTCGGCGAGCAAGACGTGGCGATCCGCACCTACGAGCGCGGCGTGGAAGACGAAACCCTGGCCTGCGGCACCGGTTGCGCGGCCGCGGCGGTGACCCTGGGCCTGGCGGGCGAGGTTAAACCGCCCGTCCGCCTGCTGACGCGCGGCGGCGAAACGCTGATCGTCGATTTCCGGCAGGTCGAGGGCCGGATCGCGGACCTCACTCTTCAAGGTCCGGTGCGCTACGTATTTCGCGGCGAACTTCATTCGGAGGCGCTGTTGTAG